Sequence from the Cryptococcus neoformans var. neoformans JEC21 chromosome 1, complete sequence genome:
CGGATCTCAGGTGGAGGTTGACCACCAGGTGACGCACGAGGAACGACAACAGCGATCACGAGCTTCGTTCACGGCGGATCGCGGTTATGAGTGCACCGCTcacaccctcctcctttgtcCATATAACAGTCCGCTCCTCTTTGCAGAGTTTGGCACTATTGCTATCtttgttcttctccatAATGAGCAACAGCGCCACTCAACCTCAACATCACTGGCACGGAGTCCTCTCCTCGGCCCTAGACGCCGTAGGCCACACTCCGCTGATCCGTTTGGATCGTATTGcggctgaagaaggattcAAGTGTAATCTCTGTAAGTGATCTCTCTAGCTCTATAGATATGTTATCTGATGTTCATGTCAGTGGGAAAATGTGAATTTTTCTCGGCTGGTGGATCCGTCAAGGACCGTATAGCAAAACGGATGATAGAGCACGCAGAGAAATCGGGACAACTTATTCCAGGAAAGAGTATCGTAATTGAGCCGACTAGTAagctgctcctgctccctTCTTGATTGCTCATTGTTACTCATCGTTGCTTTCTGGCAGGTGGAAACACAGGTATCGGCTTGGCCTTGGCATGCGCACTAAAAGGATATAAGTGAGTCTATCCAGGCTTTCTTCGAGTATGAACGGTAATAATGACTAAACATTATCACCCAGGTGTATCATCACGCTCCCAGCAAAGATGagcttggagaaggaagtaaTGTTGAAAGCGCTGGGCGCAGAAATAGTTCGCACACCGTAAGCCCCTATTTGCTTTTGTCTCTCATCATGCACGACACTGACACAACATTCAGCACTGAGGCGGCGTAAGGCAGCACTCAATACCTAAAGTTCATGTACTGATTACATTTTTAGGTTTGACAGTCCAGAGAGCCATATAGGAGTGGCTCGGACCCTTCAACAAGCTATCCCTGACTCAGTCATCCTTGATCAGTATTCCAACCCAAACAACCCTCTTTCTCATTACTTTGGAACCTATGAGGAAATCATGGTAAGCCCATGATGTCATTATATCGCAGTATAGTGTATTTTTTGCCCTAACGGTCTGCAGTATGCCTTAGAAACTTCGAACTTGCCTAGGAAAGATATGACTCTTCTCGTTGCTGGGGCAGGCACGGGTGGAACTATTACCGGCTTAGCACGCGCTATACGAGACTCGGAAGCTCATGTTTACCCTTCTGGCAGCGACTGCAGCAATCCTATAAATGGCAAATCCAATGGATTCAAGGCATCAAGGACCCTGATTTTGGCTGTTGACCCAGTCGGTTCTATCCTTGGCGGCGGCGAGCCAGGCAACTACGAAGTTGAAGGAATTGGCTACGTAGATATACACCATAGCAGATAATCTTCCATAAACTGActtggagaaggatttCTTTCCAGATGTTCTTGATCGTGAACCTCAGCTCATCGACGAATGGTTAAAAACCACGGACGATGAGTCCTTCGAAGCTACAAAACGCTTAATGTGAGACTCTTGTCCATCCCATGTTAACACTGTTGCTCACCGATCTacagaaaaagagaagggcTCTTCGTCGGAGGCTCTTCGGGCTCGGCCTTTGCTGGAGCTCTGTATTACCTTCAATCACCTGCAGGCCGTCATATTGCTGAAGACCCCGAGGCGAATGTTgtcattcttttccctgATGGCGTGAGGAACTATATGAGCAAGCCATGGTTTTTGACAGAGAATAATGCccgagaaggccaagagtTGCGCGCGAAGATTAAAGATGTGATTGGAAGGGATCTGGGAGATGTTcatggaggaagagcaacCAATAACGTCAACAAACATTGAACTTTTAGAGCATTTATTCATGCGAGGGTATCTTCCATTTCGTTTCAATTTTGATGTATATTCTGTTGCTATATCGATTATTTTATCAGTACTTTGTAGTGTTCATTTACTGTCTTTCACCATTTTCTTATTATCTCCTCTCATGACTCCATGATGTGGCATCCATATGCATTTCCCTCCGAAAACAACGATCTATGATTGCAGAGATATTATTCGCTGCATGTTACTTACAAGACGCTCACTGCGTGTATGCCAGACAGGCGAGGTCCGCCTTCAttggggagagagagaatgAACGCTCCTGTGTTATTATGTCATGCCCAAGCCCAACtgccctcatcctcattcgCTACTGCGACCATCATTGTCACTACTGCTTCTCCATGAATTGTTTGACAGCggcatcttcatcagcaCAACAAAGTTTCCTCAAACCATTACACCTTAGTTGTTCGTTGGCAATGGCTGGTTGATGGGATTGTGAATATCCGCGTCATCGTTGTTCAGCACCAGGTTAATTTTGCGCTTAAAATGATATCGATCTCTTCTGagtgtttttttttcttaaATGCCTTGTCACGAAGTCCAATAAAGCGAAGCCAATCTCCACTAATGAGTCATATGGGAAAAGCAGAGCGAGGAGGTCTAAATCCCTAATTCATCCCACAGCCATGAGGGCGATCTTAAGAGCAAAGTTTTCATCTCATCAGTGATGCCATCTTAGCTGTTATACACAGCAGGCTACGTGGTTATAGGGCATCAACAGCCTTCTACTCGTTTGCGTCGCCGatatcttcatcctcagatccttcttcctcattaTCACTCACTTCCAGAGCCGCGAAAAACCCTCCAATCTGCTTGACATTGGAGCTTGTAGcctcctctccactttGCTGGCTCTCGacctcttccgcctctACCTCTTCATTTGCCCTCTGGTCAGCAAATTCTGACTCCTCACTGATAAacccctcatcatcgtcgttcCTTTCATCCCAGCTTGCCCCTGCCGTATCTCCCTCTTCTACTCCTTCAGGGTCATCGTCTCCCAGCCATATTCCCATGTCTGTTTTTCCAGTCATTCCAGGCGGGTAAAAGCCCCACTTCACTTTACCATCCGCAAGAGCACGCATCACTGCAAGTGAATTTGTAAGCTCTCGTAACACTGAAGAGAGTACGAAAAAGAGGCTCACTTCCGTTCGCGGCCCGATTTATATCGGGTCTTCCCCCTTTCGCGGTCACTACATTGTATCAGCCTGACTTCGTATTTCCTCGTGTCCAGATGATGGTAACCTACTAAAGCCTTTATCCAATGCTCTTGCTTCCAGTACCCCTCCAACAGTCCACCTAACTCCCCTGcgttcctcctcttccctttgtTTGGCTCTCTCCGCCTGCTCAGCATTTCTATATGTCTTCTTCGATGCAAAGGCGCCGGTATCGTCCTGAACATCAATATCAAGATGCACACGGAAAATGGCTTCAATGGGCATATGTGCCGAGGCGAATAAAATACACGACGGAAGAGAAGGTATCTGTGCGATAGGTATGACTGTGGTGTGGAGCTGGTAAGCTGCAGAGAATAGGGGGGCTCGAATGCAGAGGAACACGTACTACCTGCCATAGCCTGTATTTCTAACCCTGCTAAGGAGGGACACACAAGCCCTGGGCAATCCACTATCTTAATTTCCTTTTTAGGTCCCCAAAACATTGTTTGAAAATGTTTAGTCTACCCACTTATGATTAATTTTCCCAATCAGCAGGTTAATTGAGTGACATACCTTGCCTGGCGTTCGACTGGCCCGCACTTTTTGCTCTCCCAGGAGGGCATTCAGGAGTGACGATTTGCCAACGTTAGGTTGGCCGATGAGACCAAGAGTAAGAGGCTCCGTGGAGGGAGCTTTAGCTTCTTCAGGTGTACTCTGCTCATCTCCCTGCCCCGAGGGAAGCTTTCCTACGGAATTTTGTGGTCCGATATTTTCTTCCACGGTGTCCACTCTGGGATCGGGTATATGATCTTCGTCCTTCAAGGAGGCCCAATCGACCGAGGATCTGACCGGGGGTTTCCAGTTGTCCAGCTCTTTGTCATCTTTGTCTCTATTAGGAGAGTGTAAGAGCCTTTCGTGAGCGGCTTGCAGGGCCGATATGAGCTCATCTAGAGATTGCTGAGGGATATCAGGCTTATGCCTTCCTTTGCCTGCACATCACTGATTAGCCCAGACCCTGGGAAAGGTCCCAAAGGGCTTACCTTCTCGTAGTAGCTCAGTATCGTAACTTCTCACGGATACAATATGGACGCTCTCTTGGCCCCACCAGCTTCTAACCCATTTCTTCCAGCCTTCCAACGCTTTAGAGTCTACAAGATCAGACTTCGTAAGAACTAATATGATTTCTTTACTAGGCACAAGCGATTTCAAATGTGTGCGGAGGGATGGAGGGCAATGAAGTGGGGGACATCGTGAGTCAAGAAGTAAAAGCAGAATTTGAGACGCCTCTGTGACGCGCCAGCTGCAATCTGATCAGTCGAGCCTCACCAAGGGGATAAGACAACTTACAATTGTCGCCAAACTTCAAGGTTAGTCTCAAACCATGTTGGACCCCTGGGTACTTGATAGATCGATTCTCCGACATACACTtgctcctcatctccatcgaCCCATTCATGCACCACCTCTTCTATATCCTTCAGCCATTTTTTGAATACGCCCTCCTCGTTCTTCTCGACTTCTGTCTTGGTTTGACCATACCGGAATTTTGGTCTAGAAGGACATCTAAGTCTACGCTTTGGATCTCTGTCTTGAAGGATCTCTAAAGGGAAGACTGCACTTTCCGGGGCCAGTGGTCGCTGTAAGGGCAACGCGTATGCCAAGTCTCTTGTTCTGGCCACGTAATCTGCTGATAGCGCGATGAATTTTGATTGCAGCTTTCGCGAGGTTGTATCCACTGGGCCTCCCGACCTAGCAGCGACTGCTCCAGGGCCCCTTTTCTCGGTCTTGAGTTTCTGCTGAGTGCGAATAGCGTCGTGGTCCTCAATTGAAATGTCCCCTCGCTTAAGCGCACGTCTGACGAGGAGCTGTTCTTTGCGACGTTTGTTAGATATGGGCGTTTTGCGGGGCATGGTATCTGTCTTAGTAGTAATACAAGGATTATTGCAGTAGTAAATGGTACTTGGTGGTACTCATATATAagtggaaggaggatgtgTCACGATGACGCAGTGAAACTCGCAAAAATCGCAAAAATCGGATCCGGCTTCCGGCTGGTGGCTTGGCAACAAGCTGATGGTGGAGTGCAAGTGCATCTCCGTTTCTAGTGGCATCCGATATCGTCGGGTCGCACCCACCGGCCCTATCTTATCGCACAACATTGCAGACGGAACGGcaacgaggaagagaaagaacacCAAATACACAGTAAATACACCACGTACACAGTGACTTTTGCATTGGAATTCTGCACTGTCACCACCATCTTACCATCATATAGATCAAGCATACGCTCATCATGTCAGATGATatcccttctctcgccaCCCTCCAAAACATCGATTCCCTAACTATCGTTCTTTCCACCTTGTTTGAGCCGTCGCCGCCTCTTCATACTTTGCTTGTTCCATCAGTTCTGGAGCGATTATCATCCTCGTCACTACCACAGAGCTATAATCAATTGATCGACATTTGCGCAAACGTCGCAGAAGGATGGAGCTGGGAGCAAAAGGGGGATTTCCTCAGCGGACATCCCATGATTGGAGAAGTTAAGGGCTTGAGCAAGCTGAGCGGAAAAGAACAGAGTGGGGGTGGGACAACTTCCAAAGAAGTTTTGGAGAGGTCAGTCCCTTGTATCTGGCTTTGCGAACGGACTGATGATTTGTAGACTTGCTCATCTCAACCAGCTCTATTGTAAAGTGTACCCCGGTCTACGCTATATTACCTTTGTCAACGGCCGTACAAGAGCGCAGATAATCCCGGAATTCGAGTCTATCTTAGATTTGCCGCACTCTTCTATTGGCAAAGATGAACCTGAAATCCCTCCATTAAAGTCAGCTGAGGCTGATCGGATGGTGAAGACATCCGAGACGGTTgagtggaggaaggaatgtGATAGGGGGCTACAAGACGTTTGGCTGATTGGGAGAGCGCGCTTGAAGGGGTTGGGTCTTGAGTGAAGTTTTAGACATCGTACCAAAGAAGATCGTAGGGGCTAAAATTTATGAAAAACTATTCATACGTTCACTTTAATAATCTGTTGCAGCAAATTGCCACCAAAGACATTGACTCTGCGTTACTGATCGTGAAtgtcaccttcttctcaagcGTTTAATAAAGTTATTTGTTGATCTCCACAGAAGTTGAAGCATTAGTAATGAAAAAACGACATCAGGGGCCAAGGTGTGGTGAATAAATTCATGATGTATCTAGAAGGAAATCAccaaagaaagaaagaagaaacaaacGAAACATCAAGTATGCTGTTTAGAAGTTGACACCTGGAGCCGAACAAACGAACGATGAGCAGTAGAAGGCATACTGATCCGTCGAATCATGAGAGTCGGATCAGAGCTGTAACAAAGCAGCAATATGCGAGGAACGAATGGAACAACAACTACTACGCTACTACTGcttcttttttattttatttgCCGTATAGCGGCGAACTCCGTCAAAATGCGCACCTTTCGGTGTTAAAAACATTATAGGTTAATCGCCGAATTCCACAAACCTGGAATAGTGCCACTTCCGTTAATGACCTACCCATTTCGGCGTTTCAGACGGGGTTAGAGATTTGGCTTGCTTCCCCTTGCTGGCCCGGGTTCGTTGACCTTGATTGATTCTTTCGACATTTTCACTTTCTTCATACAGCAAGTTCAAAATGGTGAGTAAAATATCCACTACATTCGACAGCGACGTTTAGGAAGCGACAGAttgaggaagggaggacAATGCAAAGCGCAAAAtcggagaagaaagcaggaagaagggattaGAAGGATCTGGAGAAATATGCGCTAACTTCAGCGC
This genomic interval carries:
- a CDS encoding GTPase, putative, producing the protein MPRKTPISNKRRKEQLLVRRALKRGDISIEDHDAIRTQQKLKTEKRGPGAVAARSGGPVDTTSRKLQSKFIALSADYVARTRDLAYALPLQRPLAPESAVFPLEILQDRDPKRRLRCPSRPKFRYGQTKTEVEKNEEGVFKKWLKDIEEVVHEWVDGDEEQVYVGESIYQVPRGPTWFETNLEVWRQFWRVTEASQILLLLLDSRCPPLHCPPSLRTHLKSLVPSKEIILVLTKSDLVDSKALEGWKKWVRSWWGQESVHIVSVRSYDTELLREGKGRHKPDIPQQSLDELISALQAAHERLLHSPNRDKDDKELDNWKPPVRSSVDWASLKDEDHIPDPRVDTVEENIGPQNSVGKLPSGQGDEQSTPEEAKAPSTEPLTLGLIGQPNVGKSSLLNALLGEQKVRASRTPGKTKHFQTMFWGPKKEIKIVDCPGLVCPSLAGLEIQAMAGIIPIAQIPSLPSCILFASAHMPIEAIFRVHLDIDVQDDTGAFASKKTYRNAEQAERAKQREEEERRGVRWTVGGVLEARALDKGFMTAKGGRPDINRAANGMMRALADGKVKWGFYPPGMTGKTDMGIWLGDDDPEGVEEGDTAGASWDERNDDDEGFISEESEFADQRANEEVEAEEVESQQSGEEATSSNVKQIGGFFAALEVSDNEEEGSEDEDIGDANE
- a CDS encoding cystathionine beta-synthase, putative, encoding MSNSATQPQHHWHGVLSSALDAVGHTPLIRLDRIAAEEGFKCNLLGKCEFFSAGGSVKDRIAKRMIEHAEKSGQLIPGKSIVIEPTSGNTGIGLALACALKGYKCIITLPAKMSLEKEVMLKALGAEIVRTPTEAAFDSPESHIGVARTLQQAIPDSVILDQYSNPNNPLSHYFGTYEEIMYALETSNLPRKDMTLLVAGAGTGGTITGLARAIRDSEAHVYPSGSDCSNPINGKSNGFKASRTLILAVDPVGSILGGGEPGNYEVEGIGYDFFPDVLDREPQLIDEWLKTTDDESFEATKRLIKREGLFVGGSSGSAFAGALYYLQSPAGRHIAEDPEANVVILFPDGVRNYMSKPWFLTENNAREGQELRAKIKDVIGRDLGDVHGGRATNNVNKH